In the genome of Proteobacteria bacterium CG1_02_64_396, the window CCATCGTGCGCTCCGGGCTCCCCTCGGGGATTTGCTTCCAAAGTGCCGAGGCGCGGGCCGGATCGTGCTGCCACGCCGCCGCCCCCGCCCAATAACGCATTTTTTCGTGCTCCCCCCCCTTGAGCAGAAAGGGCTCGGGGTCGATCCCCCCTTGCAGCAGGGCGGTGCTCATCTCGCCGATGGCAGCCTGCACATCGGGGTCGCTCCACAAGATGGGGCGTGCCCCCAGCCATCCTTCGAGCTGGGCCAAGGTGCCCCGGGCATCGGCGTCGTGCCCCCCCTTGATGCGGGCGGCGACCAACCCCGCCATCGCCCCGGCGACCTCAACCTCGGAAAGTCCGCCGTAAAAAAGGGCGCGCTCGAACTCGATCCGCGCCGCCTCGGCCCGCCCGTCGCCGAGCAACGCCCAAGCAAAGCGGACGTTTTGCACATCGCCCCAGGCGTTCGAGAGGCTCCCCAGCGTCAGCAACAACCAGGCGCCCAACCAACCGGCCTGCCCCCTCATCGTTTGCCCACCAACTCGTTCATTTCGAAGATCGGCAGCAGCACCGACACCACCACAAATCCGACCGCCACCGCCATCACCACAATTAGCAGCGGCTCAACCACCGCCATCAGGGCGGCGAGGGTGGCGCCAGTCTCCCGGTCGAGCCGGTCGGCGACCCGCTCCAGCATACGATCCAGGGTGCCGCTCCCCTCTCCGCTCTTGATCATCTGAATCAACAACGGGGGGAAGGTCGCCTGCCGTTGCAGGGCGCGGGCTAGGGATCCCCCCTCCCGCACCTCGCCCGCCGCCTCGGCCACCTTGCCCTCTAAAATTCGGTTGTTCATCAACGGGGCGGCGGTGCGCAGCGCCGAGAGGATCGGCACCCCCGAACCGAGCAAAATCGAAAGGGTGCGCGAAAACCGCGCCACCCCCAGCTGAATGACCAAGCGGCGCAGCAGCGGCACCTTAAGCACCCAACCGTCCCGGCGCCGCCGCCCCTCCTCCCCCCGCACGGCCCAAGCCATCCCCCCGGCCAGCACACCCAAGGCAAGCAACATCAGCCCCCAGTGCTGGGCGAGCAGGTCGCTGATCCCCATCAAAATGCGGGTCGGCAGCGGCAGGGTCTGCCCCATATCGACGAAAACCTTGGTGATCTTGGGGACCACCACCGCCACCAATCCGACGACAATGCCGCCACCCAGCACCGTCATCAGGGCGGGATAGACACTGGCGACCACCAACTTGCCCTTGAGTGCTTCAGATTCCTCAAGAAAGTCGGCCAGCCGGTCGAGGGAGGGGCCCAGGGCGCCCGCCTCTTCGGCGGCGGCGATGATGGCGCGGTAAAGATCGGGGAAAACCCGTGGGTGGTCGCTCAACGCGCCCGCCAACGAACTGCCTTCGTTGACCCGCCCTTTCACCGCCGCAATCACCGGCTCGATGGACTCCCCCTCCATCTGCTCACGGCTGGCATCCAGAGCGTCAACCAGGGTGATCCCCGCCCCGAGCAGGGTGGCCAGATTGCGGGTGAAGAGCACCACCTCGGCCCGCTTGGCCCGCCGCCCCCGCTTGGGCCCCTCCCCCGCCTCGGCCCGCTCTTGGGTCACGCTTAAGGGGGCGATGCCGTCGCTACGCAGCTTGGTACGGATCTGCCGCTCCGAGTCGCCCTCAAGCAGCCCCGAAACGTTGCGCCCCTTGGCGTTGACCCCTTGGTAGCGGAAGAGCGCCATCGGGTTACAGATCCATGCGGGTCACGCGCAGAACCTCTTCGACCGAGGTCACCCCCTGGGCGACCAAGCGTGCACCGCTGTCGCGCAGGGTATGCATCCCCTTGCTCTTGGCCGCATCGCGCAGTTTCGAGGAGGGGACCCCGGCTTGGATCAGATCGCGCAACGCGTCGTCGACCACGATCAATTCGTAGATGCCGACTCGGCCGATGTAACCGGTCCCCAGACACTTGTCGCACCCCTCGGGGTGGAAGTGGACCGGGGCGGCGATCACCGACTCCAGCTCCTCTTGCACCGCCGCTGTCACCTCGGCCTCGCGGCGGCAGTGGGGGCAAAGCCGGCGCACCAGACGCTGGGCCAGGATGCCGATGAGCGACGAACCGACCAAGAAGGGTTCGACCCCCATGTCGATCAGGCGGGTGGCGGCGGTGGCGGCGTCGTTGGTGTGCAGGGTTGAGAACACGAGGTGGCCGGTGAGCGAGGCCTGGATGGCGATCTCGGCGGTTTCCCGGTCGCGGATCTCGCCGACCATGATGACGTCGGGATCCTGACGCAGGATGGCGCGCAGCCCCGAGGCGAAGGTCAGCCCCACCTTGGCATTGACCTGGATCTGCCCTACCCCGGCCAGTTGGTACTCGACCGGATCCTCGACGGTGATGATGTTGCGCTCGGCAGTGTTAAGGGTGGTCAGGGCGCCGTAGAGGGTGGTGCTCTTGCCCGAGCCGGTAGGGCCGGTGACCAGCAGAATGCCATGGGGCGACTGGATCATCTTTTCGATGGCGGCCCGCTCCAGCTCGGGAATGCCGAGCTCGGGCAAAGTGAGCAGGTGCCCACCCTTGTCGAGCAGACGCATGACAATCCGCTCGCCGTGGGAGGTCGGCAGGGTCGAGACGCGCACATCCACCTCGCGTCCCGCCACCCGCAAAGCGATGCGGCCGTCCTGGGGGATCCGTTTCTCGGCGATGTCGAGTCCGGCCTGGATTTTGATGCGAGATGTCAGCGCCGCCTGAGCCGCCTTGGGGGGACGCAGAACGTTGTGGAGCACCCCGTCGACCCGGAAGCGGACCGCCAGCCCCCGTTCGTAGGGTTCGATGTGAATATCAGAGGCCCGGTCTTTCACCGCCTCGCTGAGCAGACCGTTGACCAGCCGGATGATGGGGGCGTCGTCCTCGGCGTCGAGCAGATCGGCGGGGACCAAGTCCTGAGCCAGGGCGTCGAGCCCCTCCCCGGCCAGGTCGGGGACATCCTCCAGCGCCGAACCCAAGGCGTCGTAGCCACGGTTGACCAGACTTTCAAACAACGCAGGGGGCATCGGTACTGCGGCAACCGGCATCTTGAGCACGGCGCGCAGATGAATCAGTTCGCGGATGGTGGCGGTAGGATCCTCGCCCTCGCCAACCGCGACCTGGACCACCCCTTCGTGTTCGGCAAAGGGGAGCACTTTGGCGCGGCGGGCATAGGGAATCGGCACCGATCCAATCCAGCGGGGGTCAAGGGGGAGATCCTCGATGCGCAGAGGGGCAGCAGGGAGGGGCGTCACCACCTCGGCAGGTTGATCGGTCAGCGACTCAGCCACCCTGTCCCCCGCTCTCCCCCCCGTGGGGCTGCGGCTGGGTAGGTGTGGTTTCTCGGGGGTGCGGGGCCGGGGATTTGGCGGCGTCGTTTTCGATTTCGTCCATCGGCACGTCGCCTTTGAAAACCGCGTCGAGGTCGGCGTCTGAGAGTTTCTTGGGGGGATTCTCGGGACTGAAGAGCCACGTCCCCTTGTACTGCTGTTCGACCCGAACATCGTCCATGCGCCGGAATTGCAAGCGACTGACCCGGTCGAGGTCGTCGTAGGAATTGATGATCGTGGGGCGCAAGAACACCATCAGGTTGGTTTTACTGTTGCCCGCCACCGTGTAGCGAAACAGCTCGCCCAGCAGCGGAATTGCCCCGAGGCAGGGGACCTGTTTCACCGTGGTGGTTTGGTTGTCTTGCATGAGCCCACCCAACGCTACCAACTGCCCATCGCGCACCACCACCGAGGTCTTCACGCTGCGTTTGTTGGTAATCAGGTCTGCGGCGCCGGTGGTGGAAGGGGCGACCGAAGAGGCCTCTTGGTAAAGATCGAGATGGACGAATTGCCCCTCGCTGATCTGGGGGGTGAGCTTGAGGGTGATCCCAACATCCTGTCGCTGCACCGTCTGAAACGGGTTGGCGGTCGTGGTACTGGTACTGCCTGTCGTGGAGTACGAACCGGTAATGAAGGGGACATTCTGCCCCACCACAATTTCGGCCTCTTGGTTGTCGGTGGTCAACAATGTCGGGGTCGAGAGGATGTTGACGTCGGCATCGGTTTGCAGGGCGCGCACCAACGCCCCCAGATTCAAAAAGGTGTTGCCACCATAGGTAATGCTCCCCTTGGCCACCCCGATGGCCAGGCCATCGGCCCCCGCCAGACCGGTGATGTTGCCCGCCACCGAACGAATCCCTGTGCTGCTTGCGTTGTTGAAATTCGTTCCCCCAAAGGCGGCGACCCCCGAGCTGTTCACCCCGTTCATCGATTGCCACTCGAATCCAAACTCACGGCTTTTGTTGGCGCTGACCTCCATGATGAGCGCCTCGACGAAGACCTGTTGACGGCGCACGTCGAGTTGTTCGATGACGGGGGCCAGAACCTCGAAGTCGGCGGGATCGGCGGTGATGATGAGGCTATTGGTCGCCTTGTCGGCCACCACATTCACCGCCTTGTTGAAGGTGACCGGCGCCTGGGAGGCGTCCCCCGGCTTGGCACCACTGCCCAACATCTGCGTGAGGATTTTGCTCAATTCTTCGGCGTCGGCGTTGCTCAAGGTGACCAGGTGGATGTTGCTTTTGGTCTGGGCGGTGGGGACATCGATGGTGGCGATCATCTCCCGCACCTTGCGCAGTTGCGGCTCGTCGCCCAATACAATCAAGGTGTTGGTGCGGTCGTCGGCCATGATCGCCAACCGCTGCCCAATGGCCTGCTGCTGTGCTGCCGCCCCTTGTCCTCCGCCCGAAGCGAAAAGCTCCTTAACCATCCGCTGCACGTTCGAGGCCGAGGCGTACTTCAAAGGTATGAGTTCGGCGAGCGCGTCTGAGAGGGGAAGATCGAGTCCAGCGATCATCTTGGTCAACCGCCGAATGTTCCCAGCAGTATCAGAGATAATCAGCGCGTTGGTGGGGGTGTAGGCGACCAATACCGAGTTGGGGTTCACCAGGGGGCGCAGCACCGGTACCAGCATCTGAGCATTGGCGTACTCCAGGCGGACGATCTGGGTAATCATCTCGTCCCCCTGCCCCCCCAGGCGGCGGTCGAGCCCGACAGGTCCGTCGATCTGCTTGGCGTCGGCGACCGGCACGATTTTGGTTACTGCCCCGGCATCAAGCGCCGTGAAACCGATGCTTTGCAACATCGCCTGGAAGAGCTGGTAGGCCTCTTTCTCGTCAATAGGGTTGGGCCCCACCAAAGAGACCCGCCCCTTCACCCGCGAGTCGACCAGGAAGTTTCTGCCGGTAATCTCGGCCATCGCCTTAATGACTGCGTGGATCTCGGCGTCGTTGAAATCAATGGAGAGGGGGGCTGCTTGAACCGGCTGGGCCAGCCCCAAGGTGGCGATAAGCCACATCCCGGCCAACCAGCGCGACAGGCGCCAAGAACGTGTCGTCATTGCGGTGCAGGGTTGGCTCATCGTGGACCGTCTTTCCTCAACGAATTGCGAAATGCAGGGTGGTTGGTTGCCCGTTGCGGGTCACCTCGACCTCGACATCGGACTCACCCTGCAATTGCTGGTAAACCATTACCGCTTGCTCGGGTGAAGAGAGCTCCCGGCCATTTACCCGGTGCACCACATCGCCATTGTGTAGCCCCAGGCGCTGATAAAATGAGCCGGGCTGAATGGCCGAAAGGGTGAAACCGTCGGCCTGCCCATCGGTGAAGTGGGGCATGATACGGGCCTGCACCATCAGTTGGTTGATGTTGGCCAGCGCAGATTGAATATCGGCCCGGGCCAAGGTGGTGGATCCGTCCGCCGCCGCCCGTGCTGGTTGAACCACGTCCAGGACGGGGGTAGTGGAGACCAACTTGCCCCCCTCCTCATCCTCTAGCGTCAGAATCTGAATCCCACCACCCGGAACCTGCAGCTTGACCTGACGAGCGGTGATTTCGATAACCGTCGCCCCCGCCACCACAGCCCCAACCCCGTAGGGCTCCTGCCAGCGCTTGGCTGTCTCTTCGATGATCGCCAGAGGGCGTTTGCCGGTAATCACCCCTTGCAGTTTCAACGGCAAAGAGGTGGGGCGAATATCGACAGGGGCCTGGACTGCACTCGGCGTAGGGGCGACATGCGCAGCGCCAAAGGGGGTCCAAGTCAACAGGCGGTCCAATTTCACAGCGACCTGAGCGCCCGATGGGGGTGCGGCCACATGGGCGACCGAGGAGGAAATGCCAATTGCAGATACGGGGGCAAGGGTCGATACAACCACCTGGGCGCTGAGCCACGCCAAGGCGACCAAAAGGCCCCATTCGGCGCCCCGAAAGCCCGTCGACCATCCAGTTATGGATTTCCACCACATCAGACCCATGGTCGCCCCATCCCGCACCCTCCCCCAATGACATCCACTTAAAGTATTACAGCAGGCATCCAAACCAACAATCTGAAATTATTCCCTTATTGATCTTTCCAGCATAGTAAATCCAGGGTTCCATCGAGGTGCTGGCGAGCACTCCCCTCCACAACGGCAACCTCCCACAACCCAAGGGAACCCCGAACCGCAACCAGCCGACCGGGAGGCTGCTGCGAAAAATGTTCCACTTGCGTCAAACACCCCTCGGCAGACCACCAAGCCCCTGCGGCACCACCCTCCCACGGACAGGTGGTCACTGCATTGCCGAAGGCATCCCAAAAGGCCAGGCCGGGAGGGGGCAAAGAGCACATTGTGGGATTTGGCGCAAAGGGCAGGTCGGCCAAAGAGGCACGTCCCGTTAGAAAGTCTGCTGCGGCGGCAACCATCCAGTCACGACCGTGAAAGGTGTGCGCGCTGGAGGCGACAGGGCGGTAGTCCTCAAGATCGTAGCTTGGCGCCCCCTCACCGAGTATCGCGCTGAGCAAACCGTTGTCGGGCGCGATCCAGGTTGCGCCTTGCCATGGCACTGCTACCACCCTGCGATCGCTACCCACCCCTGGATCGACCACCGCAACCACCACGCTTCCCAAAGGAAGAGGTCGAACGAGTCGAGGCAGAAGAACCGGGCCCAAATCGACGCGGAACGAAGGCCACTCATGCCAGAGCTGCACAATGTCGCCCGCCCATCCGCATGCACGGGCGGCGAGTTCCATCTGCCCCGGATAGGGGCTAACGATTCCAAAATCGCTGGCCAGTACCAATGGCGGCATGGATCCTCCAGCCAAAAAAAAAGGGGCCCAGCAACGGGCCCCTTTTCATTACTTTAGCGGTCGCGATTCAGCGATCCACCCACTCGATGATCGCCATCGGAGCGGCATCGCCGGGACGGATCCCAGCTTTCAGCACGCGGGTGTAACCGCCGGGACGGCTGGCCGAGCGCTTGGCCAGATCCTCGAACAACTTGGCAACCGCACCCTGATCGCGAATCTTGGCGATCGCCTGACGGCGGGCATGCAGATCACCACGTTTGCCAAGGGTCATCATGGTGTCGGCAAAGCGACGCAGTTCCTTGGCCTTGGGCAGGGTGGTACGGATCTGCTCATGCTCGATCAACGAGGAGAGCATATTCGCCATCATGGCCCGGCGGTGGGAGCCGGTACGCCCCAATTTGCGGCCTGAATTGCGGTGGTTCATGACTAATGACCTCTAGGAGTTTCTTATCGCAGCGCTTGGCCGATTAGGCAGTCGCGGTGTCCACGTTTGCATCCGAGACGGGCAAAGTTCCGGGCTCGGGCAGGTTTTCAGGGGGCCATCCGGGAACCGACATTCCCAGCTCCAACCCATTGCGCTCCAAGACCTCTTTAATCTCGTTCAGGCTCTTACGCCCGAAGTTGGGGGTCTTGAGCAGTTCTTGTTCGCTTTTGGTGACCAAATCGCCAATGTAGAAGAGTTTTTCATTCTTCAGGCAATTCATAGAGCGCACCGAGAGTTCAAGGTCGGTGATCGGTCGGGTCAGAATCGACGGAATCTGCTCCTCTTTCTCTTCCACCTTCTCGACCACATCGGGTTCGAAGGTAATGAAGGGATTGAGCTGATGGGTCAAGATCTTCCCAGCAATGGAGACAGCATCCACCGCACTCAAGGCGCCGTTGGTCTCGACCTCAAGCAGCAAACGGTCGAAATCGGTGTCCTGGCCGATTCGGGCATTCTCGACGTTGAAGGACACCCGACGAATCGGGCTGTACAACGCATCGATGCTCAACTCCCCGATCACACCAGTCGACTCCTGCCGATCGGCGGGCACGTAGCCCTTCCCGGAAGTCACGGAAAGCTCCATATTGAGCTTTCCATCCTCACCCAGATGGGCGATGACGTGATCGGGATTAAGTACCTTCACCCGGTGGCCGGTGTCGATATCCTTGCCGGTGACGGTCGCGGGTCCGGTTACGTCCAAACGCATGGTTGCCGGCTCGTCGTCGCCATCCAAGGTCACCCACAATCCCTTGAGGTTCAAGACGATATCAGTGACATCCTCTTCAACCCCGGGAAGGGTGGAGAACTCGTGCAGGATTCCGTCGATTCGAATCCGGCTGACAGCCGCCCCCCGCAAAGAAGAGAGGAGCACCCGGCGGAAAGCATTGCCCAAAGTCGTTCCGAAACCACGCTCCAAGGGCTCGGCCACCAAACGGCCATGCCGAGATCCGCTGATCTCTTCCATCTCGACCCGGCGGGGCCGAATCAGGTCGGTCCAATTCTTTTCGTTGGGCAGAAAGCTCATCGTCGCCCTTTCTCCTATCGGATGGGGGGATTACTTCGAGTAAAGCTCAACGATCAAGCTCTCGTTGATGTCGTCTAGGCCGATCTCCGTACGGGCAGGAACCGCCTTAAACACCCCCGCGAGCTTTTGGGCATCAACTTCCAACCAGGAAGGGATCCCACGTTGTTTGCTGGCAAACTCGATGGCGCTCTGAATACGAGCCTGACCACGGCTCTTTTCCATCACGGCCACTTCATCACCCACCCGAACCGAATAGCTGGGAATATTGACGCGACGGCCATTCACCTGGATTTGGTTGTGGCGAACCACCTGCCGAGCCTCGTTGCGGGAGCTGGCAAAACCCATCCGGTAGACCACGTTGTCCAGGCGTGCTTCGAGCAGGCTGAACATATTCTCACCGGTGTTGCCACGGCGACGAGCTGCCTCTTCGAAGTACTTGCGGAACTGCTTTTCGAGCACACCGTAAATCCGGCGAACCTTCTGCTTTTCACGCAACTGAACCCCGTAGTCGCTCACGCGAGGACGCCGTTGGCCGTGCTGACCCGGAGGATAAGGACGGGTCTCGATGGGGCAGCGGTCGGAGTAGCATTTGCTGCCCTTAAGGTACAGCTTCACGCCCTCACGACGGCATTGATGGCACTTGGAACCCAAATAACGAGCCAAGGGGGATCTCCTTTATCAAACTACCGGCCGGGATACGGTCCGGACTTCATCTTCAACCAGCCGCGGATTCCAACTCAGAAATCAGACGCGGCGACGCTTCGGAGGACGGCACCCGTTGTGGGGGATCGGCGTCACGTCACGAATGAAGGTGATGTTAAAACCGGCAGCCGCCAAAGCGCGGATGGCCGACTCACGCCCGGAACCGGGCCCCTTCACCATGACCTCCAGGTTTTTGAGACCGTGCTCGGCAGCCTTCTTGCCAGCCTCTTCTGCCGCCAACTGGGCCGCATAGGGGGTCGACTTCCGGGATCCCTTAAACCCACCAGCACCCGCCGTCGACCAGGAAACCGTGTTTCCCTTTTTGTCGGTGATGGTGACGATGGTGTTGTTGAAGGAGGACTTGATGTGGGCCACGCCATCGGAAATGTTTTTCCGCTCGCGCTTTTTGACCCGGCTGGCGGCTTGTGCCTTGGCCATGGAGCAAAACCTCTTCTAATCAGACGTGATTATTTCTTCTTGCCGGCGATCGGCTTACGCGGCCCCTTACGGGTCCGTGCGTTGGTATGGGTCCGTTGACCACGAACCGGCAAGCCACGGCGATGGCGCAGGCCGCGATAGTTGCCGAGATCCATCAGATGCTTGATGTTCATGGAGATTTCCCGGCGAAGGTCACCTTCAACCCGGAAGTTGTGCTCAATGATCTCACGCAGACGAGCCAACTCGGGCTCGGCAAGGTCGCCCAAACGGGTCTGAGCATCGATGCTGGCCTGTTCGATGATCCGCTTAGCGGACGAACGGCCAATGCCATAGACGTAAGTCAAAGCAATTTCGACGCGCTTGTTGTTCGGCAGATTGACGCCAGCAATACGGGCCACGAATGGTCCTCCTTCGGATTCGATCGGACGTCCCGCGCAAAAGGGCGCGAATTCTACGAATGAACGTCACCAAGTCAAGAAGCCCCCAAATTTGGGGGCCTCTTGGGATCGACAGTGTTTGGGATACGAAACTTAGGCGATCAACCTTGCCGCTGCTTGTGCTTGGGGTTTTCGCAGATGATGCGAACCACACCTTTACGGCGGATCACCTTGCACTTAGGGCAAATGGTTTTAACGCTGGGACGAACCTTCATCGGTCTTTCCTCTTGAACGAAACCCCGGCCGATCGGGCCGGTGGACCTTATTTCGAACGGTAAATAATCCGGCCGCGGGTTAGATCATAGGGGGTCAGCTCAACAGTGACCCGATCACCCGGCAAAATCCGAATGTAGTGTTTACGCATCTTCCCGGAGATGTGGGCCAACAAAATGTGGCCATTCTCAAGCTCGACCCGAAACATTGCGTTGGGCAAGGTCTCGGCGACCGTGCCTTCCATCTCGATGGTGTCTTCTTTAGCCATGGACCTGTCGATTCAGTTCAGGGCTTCCAGAATGCGCACGGTAACGTCCGAAATTGGAGCGTCCCCCGCAATCTGGGTCACCAGCCCCTGATGGGCATAAAAGTCGAGCACCGGCGCCGTTTGGCCGTGGTAGGCTTCCAGGCGATGGCGGATCGTTTCCTCTTGATCATCCGACCGGACAATCAAAGCGCCGCCGCACTGATTGCAAACCCCGTCAACTTTGGGCGGATGATTGCTGCGATGGAACGAGGCGCCGCATGCAGGGCATGAAAGTCTCCCCGACAAGCGATGAACAACCGTTTCGTCGTTAACCTCAAGCGCCACAACTGCCTCGATACCACGACCGTGAGCCTCAAGCATCGCGCTGAGCGCCTGCGCTTGGGCCACGGTACGAGGAAAGCCATCAAGCAGAAAACCATCTTGGGCATCGGATTGTTGCAATCTCTCTTCGATCATCGCAACCACCAGAGCATCGGGGACCAACTTTCCCCCATCCATGTAGCCCTTAGCCTCCACCCCCAACGGGCTTTGCTGGCGAACAGCGGCCCGAAGGAGATCCCCCGTCGAAATTTGGGGAATCCCGAGATCACCGGTCAAAATCTGAGCCTGAGTTCCCTTTCCGACACCGGGAGGGCCAAACAGGATGATTTGTTTCTTCACCGTCCAGCC includes:
- a CDS encoding type II secretion system protein GspF, producing the protein MALFRYQGVNAKGRNVSGLLEGDSERQIRTKLRSDGIAPLSVTQERAEAGEGPKRGRRAKRAEVVLFTRNLATLLGAGITLVDALDASREQMEGESIEPVIAAVKGRVNEGSSLAGALSDHPRVFPDLYRAIIAAAEEAGALGPSLDRLADFLEESEALKGKLVVASVYPALMTVLGGGIVVGLVAVVVPKITKVFVDMGQTLPLPTRILMGISDLLAQHWGLMLLALGVLAGGMAWAVRGEEGRRRRDGWVLKVPLLRRLVIQLGVARFSRTLSILLGSGVPILSALRTAAPLMNNRILEGKVAEAAGEVREGGSLARALQRQATFPPLLIQMIKSGEGSGTLDRMLERVADRLDRETGATLAALMAVVEPLLIVVMAVAVGFVVVSVLLPIFEMNELVGKR
- a CDS encoding type II secretion system protein GspE, producing MAESLTDQPAEVVTPLPAAPLRIEDLPLDPRWIGSVPIPYARRAKVLPFAEHEGVVQVAVGEGEDPTATIRELIHLRAVLKMPVAAVPMPPALFESLVNRGYDALGSALEDVPDLAGEGLDALAQDLVPADLLDAEDDAPIIRLVNGLLSEAVKDRASDIHIEPYERGLAVRFRVDGVLHNVLRPPKAAQAALTSRIKIQAGLDIAEKRIPQDGRIALRVAGREVDVRVSTLPTSHGERIVMRLLDKGGHLLTLPELGIPELERAAIEKMIQSPHGILLVTGPTGSGKSTTLYGALTTLNTAERNIITVEDPVEYQLAGVGQIQVNAKVGLTFASGLRAILRQDPDVIMVGEIRDRETAEIAIQASLTGHLVFSTLHTNDAATAATRLIDMGVEPFLVGSSLIGILAQRLVRRLCPHCRREAEVTAAVQEELESVIAAPVHFHPEGCDKCLGTGYIGRVGIYELIVVDDALRDLIQAGVPSSKLRDAAKSKGMHTLRDSGARLVAQGVTSVEEVLRVTRMDL
- a CDS encoding type II secretion system protein GspD — encoded protein: MSQPCTAMTTRSWRLSRWLAGMWLIATLGLAQPVQAAPLSIDFNDAEIHAVIKAMAEITGRNFLVDSRVKGRVSLVGPNPIDEKEAYQLFQAMLQSIGFTALDAGAVTKIVPVADAKQIDGPVGLDRRLGGQGDEMITQIVRLEYANAQMLVPVLRPLVNPNSVLVAYTPTNALIISDTAGNIRRLTKMIAGLDLPLSDALAELIPLKYASASNVQRMVKELFASGGGQGAAAQQQAIGQRLAIMADDRTNTLIVLGDEPQLRKVREMIATIDVPTAQTKSNIHLVTLSNADAEELSKILTQMLGSGAKPGDASQAPVTFNKAVNVVADKATNSLIITADPADFEVLAPVIEQLDVRRQQVFVEALIMEVSANKSREFGFEWQSMNGVNSSGVAAFGGTNFNNASSTGIRSVAGNITGLAGADGLAIGVAKGSITYGGNTFLNLGALVRALQTDADVNILSTPTLLTTDNQEAEIVVGQNVPFITGSYSTTGSTSTTTANPFQTVQRQDVGITLKLTPQISEGQFVHLDLYQEASSVAPSTTGAADLITNKRSVKTSVVVRDGQLVALGGLMQDNQTTTVKQVPCLGAIPLLGELFRYTVAGNSKTNLMVFLRPTIINSYDDLDRVSRLQFRRMDDVRVEQQYKGTWLFSPENPPKKLSDADLDAVFKGDVPMDEIENDAAKSPAPHPRETTPTQPQPHGGESGGQGG
- a CDS encoding 50S ribosomal protein L17, translated to MNHRNSGRKLGRTGSHRRAMMANMLSSLIEHEQIRTTLPKAKELRRFADTMMTLGKRGDLHARRQAIAKIRDQGAVAKLFEDLAKRSASRPGGYTRVLKAGIRPGDAAPMAIIEWVDR
- a CDS encoding DNA-directed RNA polymerase subunit alpha, with product MSFLPNEKNWTDLIRPRRVEMEEISGSRHGRLVAEPLERGFGTTLGNAFRRVLLSSLRGAAVSRIRIDGILHEFSTLPGVEEDVTDIVLNLKGLWVTLDGDDEPATMRLDVTGPATVTGKDIDTGHRVKVLNPDHVIAHLGEDGKLNMELSVTSGKGYVPADRQESTGVIGELSIDALYSPIRRVSFNVENARIGQDTDFDRLLLEVETNGALSAVDAVSIAGKILTHQLNPFITFEPDVVEKVEEKEEQIPSILTRPITDLELSVRSMNCLKNEKLFYIGDLVTKSEQELLKTPNFGRKSLNEIKEVLERNGLELGMSVPGWPPENLPEPGTLPVSDANVDTATA
- a CDS encoding 30S ribosomal protein S4; protein product: MARYLGSKCHQCRREGVKLYLKGSKCYSDRCPIETRPYPPGQHGQRRPRVSDYGVQLREKQKVRRIYGVLEKQFRKYFEEAARRRGNTGENMFSLLEARLDNVVYRMGFASSRNEARQVVRHNQIQVNGRRVNIPSYSVRVGDEVAVMEKSRGQARIQSAIEFASKQRGIPSWLEVDAQKLAGVFKAVPARTEIGLDDINESLIVELYSK
- a CDS encoding 30S ribosomal protein S11; amino-acid sequence: MAKAQAASRVKKRERKNISDGVAHIKSSFNNTIVTITDKKGNTVSWSTAGAGGFKGSRKSTPYAAQLAAEEAGKKAAEHGLKNLEVMVKGPGSGRESAIRALAAAGFNITFIRDVTPIPHNGCRPPKRRRV
- a CDS encoding 30S ribosomal protein S13 — translated: MARIAGVNLPNNKRVEIALTYVYGIGRSSAKRIIEQASIDAQTRLGDLAEPELARLREIIEHNFRVEGDLRREISMNIKHLMDLGNYRGLRHRRGLPVRGQRTHTNARTRKGPRKPIAGKKK
- a CDS encoding 50S ribosomal protein L36, producing MKVRPSVKTICPKCKVIRRKGVVRIICENPKHKQRQG
- a CDS encoding translation initiation factor IF-1 codes for the protein MAKEDTIEMEGTVAETLPNAMFRVELENGHILLAHISGKMRKHYIRILPGDRVTVELTPYDLTRGRIIYRSK
- a CDS encoding adenylate kinase: MKKQIILFGPPGVGKGTQAQILTGDLGIPQISTGDLLRAAVRQQSPLGVEAKGYMDGGKLVPDALVVAMIEERLQQSDAQDGFLLDGFPRTVAQAQALSAMLEAHGRGIEAVVALEVNDETVVHRLSGRLSCPACGASFHRSNHPPKVDGVCNQCGGALIVRSDDQEETIRHRLEAYHGQTAPVLDFYAHQGLVTQIAGDAPISDVTVRILEALN